One window from the genome of Thalassospira xiamenensis M-5 = DSM 17429 encodes:
- the ilvN gene encoding acetolactate synthase small subunit — protein MRETEISKHTISVLVDNEAGVLARVIGLFSGRGYNIESLTVAEVDASSHQSRITVVTSGTPMVIEQIKAQLSRLVPVHKVSDLTLSGPCVERELALVKVIASGEKRVESLRIADIFKARAVDATNSSFVFEIIGSPEKIDAFIKLMEPLGLSETSRTGVAAISRGTLTM, from the coding sequence GTGAGAGAAACCGAAATTTCGAAACACACGATATCCGTTCTGGTGGATAACGAAGCAGGCGTTCTGGCCCGTGTCATCGGCCTGTTTTCCGGTCGTGGCTATAACATCGAAAGCCTGACCGTGGCCGAGGTTGACGCCAGTTCCCATCAGTCGCGCATCACTGTTGTCACCTCGGGTACGCCCATGGTGATCGAACAGATCAAGGCACAGCTTTCACGTCTGGTGCCGGTTCACAAGGTCAGCGATCTGACCCTTTCAGGACCGTGCGTTGAACGTGAACTTGCCCTGGTCAAGGTGATTGCATCGGGTGAAAAGCGCGTCGAGTCCCTGCGTATTGCCGATATCTTCAAGGCCCGCGCAGTCGATGCGACCAACAGTTCCTTCGTCTTCGAAATCATCGGAAGCCCGGAAAAAATTGACGCTTTCATCAAATTGATGGAGCCGTTGGGGCTTTCGGAAACTTCGCGCACGGGTGTCGCAGCAATTTCGCGCGGCACGCTGACGATGTGA
- a CDS encoding acetolactate synthase 3 large subunit, whose product MAERILSGSEVVLQALVDQGVEVVFGYPGGAVLPLYDEIFKQNRIRHILVRHEQAAVHAAEGYARSTGKVGVVLVTSGPGATNAVTGLTDALMDSIPIVCLTGQVPTHLIGNDAFQEADTTGITRPCTKHNYLVKDSAKLARTMHEAFHVASSGRPGPVVIDLPKDILVAKAPYLEPSQVQHRTYNPVVKGDRGQIEEALELLASAKKPILYCGGGVINSGSQACKVLTEFTRLTGIPITLTLMGLGAYPASDKQYLGMLGMHGTYEANMAMHDCDVMIAVGARFDDRVTGNLDFFSPGSQKVQIDIDQSSINKNVPVDIGIVGDVGHVLEDMMKIWKAKQHKIEAKALDSWWDEIEGWRGKHCLSYKQPKDIIKPQHVIRRVHALTRDRKTYITTDVGQHQMWAAQHFGFEHPHEWMTSGGLGTMGYGMPAALGVQVAHPDATVVCFTGDASIMMNIQECATLTQYRLPVKTVILNNRYMGMVRQWQQLLHGSRYSESYSESLPDFVKLSEAFGFTGLTCNNPADLDDTLKQMLEIDGPVILDVAVDDKENCYPMIPSGKPHNEMLLGAETTGDEAIDSDEGMVLV is encoded by the coding sequence ATGGCAGAACGTATTTTAAGCGGTTCGGAAGTAGTGTTGCAGGCCCTGGTCGATCAGGGTGTGGAAGTCGTGTTCGGCTATCCCGGCGGCGCCGTCCTACCGCTATATGACGAGATATTTAAGCAAAACAGGATTCGTCATATCCTAGTACGCCATGAACAGGCAGCCGTGCATGCCGCCGAAGGTTACGCACGTTCGACCGGAAAGGTCGGCGTTGTTCTGGTAACCAGTGGTCCGGGTGCAACGAATGCCGTTACCGGCCTTACCGACGCGTTGATGGATTCGATTCCCATCGTCTGCCTGACCGGTCAGGTACCGACCCACCTGATCGGCAATGACGCCTTTCAGGAAGCCGACACCACCGGCATCACCCGCCCCTGCACCAAGCATAACTATCTGGTGAAGGATAGTGCGAAGCTTGCACGCACGATGCATGAAGCATTCCACGTTGCGTCAAGCGGCCGCCCGGGTCCGGTCGTGATCGACCTGCCGAAAGATATTCTGGTTGCCAAGGCACCGTATCTTGAACCGTCACAGGTTCAGCACCGCACCTATAACCCGGTTGTCAAAGGCGACCGTGGCCAGATCGAGGAAGCGCTGGAATTGCTGGCATCGGCGAAAAAGCCGATCCTGTATTGCGGTGGTGGCGTCATCAATTCCGGCAGCCAGGCCTGCAAGGTCCTGACGGAATTCACCCGTCTGACCGGCATTCCGATCACGCTGACGCTGATGGGGCTTGGTGCCTATCCGGCTTCGGATAAACAGTATCTTGGCATGCTGGGCATGCATGGTACGTACGAAGCGAACATGGCGATGCACGATTGCGATGTGATGATTGCGGTTGGTGCACGATTTGATGACCGCGTGACCGGCAACCTTGATTTCTTCTCGCCGGGTTCGCAGAAAGTCCAGATCGATATTGATCAAAGCTCGATCAACAAAAACGTTCCGGTCGATATCGGGATTGTTGGCGATGTCGGTCATGTCCTTGAAGACATGATGAAAATCTGGAAAGCCAAACAGCACAAGATCGAAGCCAAGGCGCTTGATAGCTGGTGGGACGAGATCGAAGGCTGGCGGGGCAAGCATTGCCTGTCCTACAAGCAGCCCAAGGATATCATCAAGCCGCAGCATGTGATCCGTCGCGTTCATGCACTCACGCGTGATCGCAAGACATACATTACCACCGATGTCGGACAGCACCAGATGTGGGCGGCCCAGCATTTCGGATTTGAACATCCGCATGAATGGATGACGTCGGGCGGGCTTGGCACCATGGGTTATGGCATGCCAGCGGCCCTTGGCGTTCAGGTTGCCCACCCGGATGCCACCGTTGTCTGCTTTACCGGTGATGCATCGATCATGATGAATATTCAGGAATGCGCGACGCTGACCCAGTATCGCCTGCCGGTGAAAACCGTGATCCTGAACAACCGTTACATGGGCATGGTCCGCCAATGGCAGCAATTGCTGCACGGGTCGCGCTATTCGGAAAGTTACAGCGAATCCCTTCCGGATTTCGTGAAACTGTCCGAGGCATTCGGCTTTACCGGTCTTACCTGCAACAACCCGGCCGATCTGGACGATACGCTTAAGCAGATGCTTGAGATTGATGGTCCGGTGATCCTTGATGTGGCCGTGGATGACAAGGAAAACTGCTATCCGATGATTCCGTCGGGCAAGCCGCATAATGAAATGCTGCTTGGTGCGGAAACCACCGGTGACGAAGCCATTGATTCCGACGAAGGGATGGTTCTGGTCTGA
- a CDS encoding pseudouridine-5'-phosphate glycosidase: MSDFIDIAPEVAEALAAGRPVVALESTIISHGMPYPQNLETAQAVEQDVRDNGAIPATIAVIGGRCKIGLSPSELEYFAKGTDILKLSRRDIPYCIAKKRDGATTVSATMILAEKAGIKVFATGGIGGVHRELAASFDISADLTELGKTSVAVVCAGAKAILDIPMTLEHLETLGVPVIAYGTDEFPAFYTVKSGQKAPIRLDTPAEIAEFLKSKWDFGLEGGAVIGNPPPADKALELDAIEHAIDSALIEAKGLNIHGREVTPFLLERVTQHTKGKSLEANIALVRNNAVLGAKIAVALAG; the protein is encoded by the coding sequence ATGTCGGACTTTATCGATATCGCCCCGGAAGTCGCAGAAGCCCTTGCGGCAGGCCGCCCGGTTGTCGCCCTTGAATCCACCATCATCTCGCACGGGATGCCCTATCCGCAGAACCTTGAAACCGCGCAGGCGGTTGAGCAGGACGTGCGTGATAATGGCGCAATCCCGGCCACCATTGCGGTGATCGGCGGGCGTTGCAAAATCGGCCTGTCGCCGTCGGAACTGGAATATTTTGCCAAGGGCACCGACATTCTGAAACTGTCGCGCCGTGATATTCCTTATTGCATCGCCAAAAAACGTGATGGTGCCACCACCGTTTCAGCAACCATGATTCTGGCGGAAAAAGCCGGTATCAAGGTCTTTGCCACCGGCGGGATTGGCGGGGTTCACCGCGAACTTGCGGCAAGTTTTGATATCTCGGCCGATCTGACCGAACTTGGCAAAACCAGCGTTGCCGTCGTCTGCGCGGGTGCCAAGGCAATCCTTGATATTCCGATGACGCTTGAACATCTTGAAACGCTAGGTGTGCCGGTGATTGCATATGGCACCGATGAATTCCCGGCCTTCTATACCGTCAAGAGCGGCCAGAAAGCCCCGATCCGCCTCGACACCCCGGCCGAGATTGCAGAATTCCTGAAATCCAAATGGGACTTTGGTCTTGAAGGGGGTGCCGTGATCGGCAACCCGCCGCCTGCGGACAAGGCACTGGAGCTTGATGCCATCGAACATGCGATTGACAGCGCGCTGATCGAAGCCAAGGGCCTTAACATCCATGGTCGCGAAGTCACGCCCTTCCTTCTGGAACGCGTGACCCAGCATACCAAGGGCAAAAGCCTTGAAGCCAATATTGCGCTGGTGCGCAACAATGCGGTCCTTGGCGCAAAAATCGCGGTTGCGCTGGCGGGTTAA
- a CDS encoding cryptochrome/photolyase family protein, giving the protein MPSASAAPIAIMWFRNDLRLADNPALNASVKWAQQNNGIVLPVFILDRVIDAQLGGATRWWLEKTLTRLDESLATVAGKKAPCLRVFRSDARDVFNQLQTDHKIGALFWNRLYDKASIARDADIKSSLRDQNIECESFNGQLLYEPWEVKTGAGSDFKVFSPFWRACLKLPPPAEPKKAPESIPLGDLQLSDEADIAGLDLSPKPFDWATGFADRFTPGEQGAMDQLHDFIDGRLSDYADLRDRPDHRVTSELSPHLRFGEISPRQVWHAANHYADAHPGQGKTASKFMAELGWREFAHHILFHARDLKSVPLQGQFTDFPWDDDPKALERWQRGQTGFPIVDAGMRELWHTGYMHNRVRMIVGSVLVKHLLIHWREGLAWFDDTLVDACPANNPFSWQWIGGCGADAAPYFRIFNPVLQGEKFDPDGRYVRQWVPELSDMPAQYIHKPWEASPLILKAAGVDLGQSYPEPLIGIKEGRERALAAYQDMKRAAT; this is encoded by the coding sequence ATGCCTTCTGCTTCTGCCGCACCGATTGCCATCATGTGGTTTCGCAATGACCTTCGTCTTGCCGACAACCCGGCATTGAACGCCAGCGTAAAGTGGGCACAGCAAAATAACGGCATCGTGCTTCCGGTATTTATCCTTGATCGGGTGATTGATGCCCAATTGGGCGGGGCGACGCGCTGGTGGCTCGAAAAAACCCTGACGCGTCTTGATGAAAGCCTTGCAACAGTGGCCGGAAAAAAGGCCCCCTGTCTGCGGGTTTTCAGATCGGATGCGCGGGACGTTTTCAATCAGTTGCAAACTGATCACAAAATCGGCGCGCTTTTCTGGAACCGGCTTTATGACAAGGCGTCCATCGCGCGCGATGCTGATATCAAATCATCCTTGCGCGATCAGAATATCGAATGCGAAAGCTTCAATGGTCAATTGCTGTATGAACCATGGGAAGTCAAAACCGGGGCCGGATCGGACTTCAAGGTTTTCAGTCCGTTCTGGCGGGCGTGTTTGAAACTGCCACCCCCGGCAGAACCCAAAAAAGCCCCTGAAAGCATCCCGCTTGGCGATCTGCAACTGAGCGATGAAGCAGATATTGCCGGGCTTGATCTGTCGCCCAAGCCGTTTGACTGGGCCACCGGCTTTGCCGATCGGTTCACGCCGGGTGAACAGGGCGCGATGGATCAGCTACATGACTTTATTGATGGCAGGCTTTCTGATTACGCCGACCTGCGCGACCGACCCGATCATCGGGTGACGTCGGAACTGTCCCCGCATCTGCGGTTTGGCGAGATCAGCCCGCGGCAGGTGTGGCACGCGGCAAACCATTACGCCGACGCCCATCCCGGCCAAGGCAAAACCGCATCAAAATTTATGGCCGAACTGGGTTGGCGGGAATTTGCCCATCACATCCTGTTTCATGCCAGGGATTTGAAATCCGTGCCGCTTCAGGGGCAATTCACCGATTTCCCGTGGGATGATGATCCAAAGGCGCTTGAACGCTGGCAACGCGGGCAAACCGGTTTTCCGATTGTCGATGCCGGAATGCGGGAACTTTGGCATACCGGTTATATGCATAACCGGGTGCGGATGATTGTCGGATCGGTACTGGTCAAACACCTTCTGATCCATTGGCGCGAAGGTCTGGCATGGTTTGACGATACGCTTGTCGATGCCTGCCCGGCCAATAATCCGTTTTCCTGGCAATGGATTGGGGGCTGTGGTGCCGATGCCGCCCCCTATTTCCGGATTTTCAATCCGGTCCTGCAAGGCGAGAAATTTGACCCGGACGGCCGTTACGTCCGGCAATGGGTCCCGGAACTTTCCGATATGCCCGCGCAATATATCCATAAGCCGTGGGAAGCATCCCCGCTGATCCTGAAGGCCGCAGGGGTGGATTTGGGGCAGAGCTATCCCGAGCCCCTGATCGGTATCAAAGAAGGCCGTGAGCGGGCGCTGGCGGCTTATCAGGATATGAAACGAGCAGCGACCTAG
- the miaA gene encoding tRNA (adenosine(37)-N6)-dimethylallyltransferase MiaA, with translation MTQPSSTIPFQPVLIVAGPTASGKSALALDLADAFDGVVINADSMQVYKELRVLSARPDDSEIARAPHRLYGVLSGREACSAGKWRDMAMAEIAECHASGKLSIITGGTGMYLNALTEGIAPIPDIPAGIRDQVTAELEKDGHQAFFEAFAKRDPDTAATLDPSNTQRLIRAAEVLAGTGRGVAAWHREPMVTPPDGMVFKKLCYMPPRDILYDRCNRRFDLMIEQGAIEEVRGLLAENLPETAPVMKAVGVREIAAYLAGEIDLESAKEKSQRETRRYAKRQLTWFRHQMSDKEIIDTQYSESLAGKLRNDVHQFLLTTPK, from the coding sequence ATGACACAGCCAAGCAGCACGATTCCCTTCCAACCCGTCCTTATCGTTGCCGGGCCAACAGCCAGCGGCAAGTCCGCCTTGGCACTTGATCTGGCGGATGCGTTTGACGGGGTGGTGATCAATGCCGACAGCATGCAGGTTTACAAAGAACTGCGCGTGTTGAGCGCGCGGCCCGATGACAGCGAGATCGCGCGCGCGCCGCATCGGCTTTATGGCGTACTATCCGGGCGCGAAGCATGTTCGGCCGGAAAATGGCGCGATATGGCGATGGCGGAAATTGCCGAATGTCATGCAAGCGGCAAGCTTTCGATCATTACCGGGGGTACGGGCATGTATCTGAATGCCCTGACCGAGGGGATCGCGCCGATTCCCGATATTCCTGCCGGGATTCGCGACCAGGTCACAGCCGAGCTTGAAAAAGACGGACATCAGGCCTTTTTTGAAGCATTTGCCAAACGCGATCCCGACACCGCCGCCACCCTTGATCCGTCAAATACCCAGCGCCTGATTCGTGCGGCCGAAGTTCTGGCGGGCACGGGGCGCGGGGTGGCGGCATGGCACCGCGAACCGATGGTAACCCCGCCCGACGGCATGGTTTTCAAAAAGCTGTGTTACATGCCACCGCGCGACATTCTTTATGATCGCTGCAACCGGCGTTTCGATTTGATGATCGAACAGGGCGCGATTGAGGAAGTGCGGGGGCTTTTGGCCGAAAACCTGCCGGAAACAGCCCCGGTGATGAAGGCCGTCGGCGTGCGCGAGATTGCCGCCTACCTTGCCGGCGAGATCGATCTTGAGAGTGCAAAAGAGAAATCGCAGCGCGAAACCCGGCGTTATGCCAAGCGTCAATTAACGTGGTTTCGTCATCAGATGAGTGACAAGGAGATCATCGACACGCAATATTCGGAAAGTTTGGCAGGCAAATTGCGTAATGATGTTCACCAATTTCTGTTGACCACGCCAAAGTGA
- a CDS encoding pyridoxamine 5'-phosphate oxidase family protein: MPDTIDLPEQYEVYPSTKIVRGPKRASYDRKLVHGIIDDALICHVGTVVNGRPSMIPTAHWRVGERIYIHGASKNRILAAIANGEEACLCITHLDGLVMARSAFHHSANYRSVVIYGRGEIVADPEGKMEHSRLFVEKLSKGRWDQIRHPSEQELKATMFLGFDLNEVSAKVRSGDPVDDEEDYSLPVWAGVLPCTNVWGDPVADTRLDPAYSGPVAKAPE, translated from the coding sequence ATGCCTGATACCATCGACCTTCCCGAGCAATACGAAGTCTATCCATCAACCAAAATCGTGCGCGGCCCCAAACGTGCGAGTTACGACCGTAAACTTGTGCATGGCATTATCGATGATGCCCTGATCTGCCATGTCGGAACCGTTGTGAATGGTCGCCCGTCGATGATCCCGACCGCGCATTGGCGCGTGGGCGAACGGATTTATATCCATGGTGCATCGAAGAACCGCATTCTGGCCGCCATCGCCAATGGCGAGGAAGCCTGCCTGTGCATCACCCATCTGGATGGTCTTGTCATGGCGCGTTCGGCATTCCATCACTCGGCCAACTATCGGTCGGTGGTGATTTACGGCAGGGGCGAAATCGTGGCCGACCCGGAAGGCAAAATGGAACATTCCCGGCTGTTTGTTGAAAAGTTGTCCAAAGGCCGCTGGGACCAGATCCGTCACCCCAGTGAACAGGAGCTCAAGGCCACCATGTTCCTTGGTTTTGACCTGAACGAGGTATCGGCCAAGGTCCGTAGCGGTGATCCTGTCGATGACGAGGAGGATTACAGTCTGCCGGTCTGGGCCGGGGTTTTACCCTGCACCAATGTCTGGGGCGATCCGGTGGCAGATACCCGCCTTGATCCGGCCTATTCCGGACCGGTTGCCAAAGCACCGGAATAA
- the ilvC gene encoding ketol-acid reductoisomerase: MRVYYDRDADVNLIKTKKVAIIGYGSQGHAHALNLHDSGVKDVVVGLREGSSSRKKAENAGLKTMTPAEAAAWADVVMILTPDEHQAAIYANELRDNLKDGAALLFAHGLNVHFGLIEPRADLDVMMIAPKGPGHTVRSEYKRGGGVPCLVAIEQNASGNALELALSYASAIGGGRSGVIETTFREECETDLFGEQAVLCGGLTQLIKYGFETLTEAGYAPEMAYFECLHEVKLIVDLMYEGGMANMRYSISNTAEYGDYVTGPRVIDASVKERMKEVLADIQEGKFVRDFVQEMHCGQPMFKATRRLNAEHEIEEVGTKLRAMMPWIAANQLVDKEKN, translated from the coding sequence ATGCGTGTTTATTACGACCGCGATGCAGATGTTAATCTGATCAAGACCAAAAAAGTTGCCATCATCGGTTACGGTTCGCAGGGCCATGCCCATGCACTGAACCTTCATGATTCCGGTGTCAAAGACGTTGTTGTCGGCCTTCGTGAAGGTTCCAGCTCGCGCAAGAAGGCTGAAAATGCCGGTCTGAAAACCATGACCCCGGCCGAAGCCGCCGCATGGGCAGATGTTGTCATGATCCTGACCCCGGACGAACACCAGGCTGCGATCTATGCCAACGAACTGCGCGACAACCTGAAAGACGGTGCCGCCCTTCTGTTCGCACACGGCCTTAACGTTCATTTCGGCCTGATCGAGCCGCGTGCTGATCTTGACGTCATGATGATCGCACCGAAGGGCCCGGGCCACACGGTTCGTTCCGAATACAAACGTGGCGGTGGTGTGCCTTGCCTCGTTGCCATCGAACAGAACGCGTCGGGCAACGCGCTTGAACTCGCACTTTCCTATGCATCGGCAATCGGTGGCGGCCGTTCGGGCGTGATCGAAACCACCTTCCGCGAAGAATGCGAAACCGACCTGTTCGGCGAACAGGCTGTTCTGTGTGGCGGCCTGACCCAGCTGATCAAATACGGTTTTGAGACCCTTACCGAAGCTGGTTATGCTCCGGAAATGGCCTATTTCGAATGCCTGCACGAAGTGAAACTGATCGTCGACCTGATGTATGAAGGCGGCATGGCCAACATGCGTTATTCGATCTCGAACACCGCGGAATACGGCGACTATGTCACCGGCCCGCGCGTAATCGACGCATCGGTCAAAGAACGCATGAAAGAAGTTCTTGCCGACATTCAGGAAGGCAAATTCGTTCGTGACTTCGTTCAGGAAATGCATTGCGGCCAGCCGATGTTCAAGGCAACCCGTCGCCTGAACGCCGAACACGAAATCGAAGAAGTTGGCACCAAGCTGCGCGCGATGATGCCGTGGATTGCTGCCAACCAGCTCGTCGACAAAGAAAAGAACTAG
- a CDS encoding type II toxin-antitoxin system VapC family toxin — MYILDTNVISELRKAGNGKADGNVVRWADSVPTASLYISVVTILEIETGILQLERRAPDQGGILREWFEAHVLCAFENRILSIDETVVRQCARLHVPDPKSERDSLIAATGLVHGMTVVTRNIRDFEQTGVKLLDPWQP, encoded by the coding sequence ATGTATATCCTTGATACGAATGTCATATCGGAATTGCGCAAAGCCGGTAACGGAAAAGCCGACGGAAATGTTGTTCGATGGGCGGATTCTGTCCCGACTGCCAGTCTTTATATTTCGGTCGTAACCATCTTGGAAATCGAGACCGGGATTTTGCAACTAGAACGTCGAGCTCCCGATCAGGGGGGCATATTGCGCGAATGGTTTGAAGCCCATGTCCTGTGCGCGTTTGAAAATCGCATTCTGTCAATAGATGAGACAGTTGTCCGACAATGTGCCCGGTTGCACGTTCCCGATCCGAAGTCAGAGCGGGATTCCCTAATCGCGGCAACCGGACTGGTACATGGCATGACGGTTGTGACGCGGAACATTCGTGATTTTGAACAGACAGGCGTGAAGCTGCTTGACCCGTGGCAGCCATAA
- a CDS encoding PLP-dependent aminotransferase family protein yields MRSDFTWIYPSHAATAGDENGDTAYRRLYLGIRQAILDGRLHPGEKLPASRDLAKSLGISRNTVVTSFDLLVSEGYLETRIGAGSFVASSLPDREMTATILPASADQTRKSANLPRLSQSATRMLAYDRRFPRFRVARPFNPATPDLDAFPFDLWARLLRRSWRAPTLDLTIPVDPLGMPALRDEVAKWLRQSRGVKCDADQVMIVSGAQQALDLIARALVDPGDVIATEDPGYEGIRGVLAASGATLLPIPVDTDGLQVDRLDQGPPARIVVTTPSRNYPLGTTLSLARRLALLAWADAHDAWIVEDDYDSDYRYDGPPLSSLQGLDQQNRVLYVGTFSRVLFPGIRLGYLVLPHALIPVFRGMRGFADGVPAPTAQAALAAFFAEGHFGGHVRKMRLSYGERRAHLRDLIETRASDILQVLPSDGGLHLCTRLICDQDDVELQDQMVKAQLDCRALSSYYHDKSTQNRGNLPHGLVLGFAGWKKNVISQSFDELINLVRRT; encoded by the coding sequence ATGCGCAGCGACTTTACCTGGATCTATCCCAGCCATGCAGCCACGGCAGGCGATGAGAACGGCGATACGGCTTATCGCCGGCTTTATCTTGGCATCCGCCAGGCCATTCTGGACGGGCGACTGCATCCGGGTGAAAAGCTGCCTGCCAGCCGTGATCTGGCCAAAAGCCTTGGCATTTCACGCAATACGGTGGTGACGAGTTTCGATCTGCTGGTATCCGAAGGTTATCTTGAAACCCGGATCGGGGCCGGAAGCTTCGTTGCCAGTAGTCTGCCCGACCGGGAAATGACGGCAACCATCCTGCCCGCATCGGCCGATCAGACCCGTAAATCCGCAAACCTTCCACGGCTTAGCCAAAGTGCGACCCGCATGCTGGCCTATGACCGGCGCTTTCCACGGTTTCGCGTGGCGCGTCCGTTTAACCCGGCAACCCCCGATCTTGATGCCTTTCCATTTGATCTTTGGGCCCGGTTACTGCGCCGAAGCTGGCGGGCCCCCACCCTTGATCTGACCATACCGGTTGATCCGCTTGGCATGCCGGCATTGCGCGACGAGGTTGCCAAATGGTTGCGGCAATCGCGCGGGGTCAAATGTGATGCCGATCAGGTGATGATTGTTTCCGGTGCGCAGCAGGCGCTGGACCTGATTGCGCGTGCCCTTGTGGACCCCGGTGACGTGATCGCGACCGAGGACCCGGGTTATGAAGGTATTCGCGGGGTCCTTGCCGCCAGTGGTGCAACGTTGCTTCCGATCCCGGTCGATACCGATGGATTGCAGGTCGACAGGCTTGATCAGGGGCCCCCGGCGCGCATTGTGGTCACGACGCCATCGCGCAATTATCCGCTGGGCACGACATTGTCGCTTGCCCGTCGTCTTGCCCTTTTGGCATGGGCGGATGCCCATGATGCGTGGATCGTCGAAGACGATTATGACAGCGACTATCGCTATGACGGGCCGCCGTTATCGTCCCTTCAGGGGTTGGACCAGCAAAATCGCGTGCTTTATGTCGGCACGTTTTCGCGCGTCCTGTTTCCCGGTATCCGGCTTGGCTATCTGGTTTTGCCACATGCCCTGATCCCGGTATTTCGCGGGATGCGCGGCTTTGCCGATGGCGTGCCCGCCCCAACGGCACAGGCGGCACTGGCCGCATTTTTTGCCGAGGGGCATTTTGGCGGTCATGTCCGCAAGATGCGGCTGAGTTACGGTGAGCGCCGGGCGCATCTGCGTGACCTGATCGAGACACGCGCCAGCGATATTTTGCAGGTCCTGCCATCGGATGGGGGATTGCATCTTTGCACGCGCCTTATCTGTGACCAGGACGATGTGGAATTGCAGGACCAGATGGTCAAGGCGCAGCTCGACTGCCGGGCGCTTTCATCCTACTATCATGATAAATCGACACAAAATCGCGGCAACCTGCCCCACGGACTGGTGCTTGGATTTGCCGGATGGAAAAAGAATGTGATTTCGCAAAGTTTCGATGAACTGATCAATCTGGTCCGCCGTACATGA